CTTAGTTAGGGCTATTTGATATTACGACGAACCAGGTTCTGTTTTGTTACAAAAATTTTTTAAAACGCAATAATGTAAGTAATTTTAAGGTTTTATAGACTATATATTTAAACCGTTACATGAAAAACTTTAAAGCCCTAATTCTACTTTTAGCCGTTTCGTTTGTTTCTTTTAGTTGTTTTGAAGACCAGGACGATATACCGATTTCAACAGAAGAAATCAACGATTTTGTTTGGCGAGGCATGAACCTCTTTTACTTATATAAAGACGATGTACCAGACTTGGCCAATGACCGATTTTCCAGTAATGCAGAATATAGTAACTATTTAAGTGGTTTTCAATGGCCCGAAAACTTGTTTGAAAACTTGATTTACAATAGGAAAACCGTTGACAGATTTAGTTGGATTGTTGATGACTATATCGCTTTAGAGCAATTTTTTGATGGTGTAGTTACCAGCAATGGTATGGAATACCAATTGTTTCGGTTTTCTTCAACAAGCAACATGAGATATGGTGTAGTCACCCACATATTGCCAGGAACAAGTGCCGAAATACAAGGCGTTGAGCGCGGTGATATTTTTTATGGCATAGACGGTACTCAACTAACAACATCCAATGCTTCTCAGCTATTAAGCCAAAGCAGTTATACAATAAATTTAGGAACATATAACACCAACGGAACCGAAGAATTGAATGATGATTCAATCGATGCAACCTCAGAAGCCATTCTATTAACTAAAGTTCAATATACCGAAAACCCTATTTTATTTAGTGATATTTTGAATGTTAATACATCGAAAATAGCTTATTTAATGTACAATGGTTTTACAGGTACTGAACAATTTAACAGAGAGTTGAATGACGTTTTCGGTAATTTTAAA
This genomic stretch from Flavobacteriaceae bacterium GSB9 harbors:
- a CDS encoding S41 family peptidase, with protein sequence MKNFKALILLLAVSFVSFSCFEDQDDIPISTEEINDFVWRGMNLFYLYKDDVPDLANDRFSSNAEYSNYLSGFQWPENLFENLIYNRKTVDRFSWIVDDYIALEQFFDGVVTSNGMEYQLFRFSSTSNMRYGVVTHILPGTSAEIQGVERGDIFYGIDGTQLTTSNASQLLSQSSYTINLGTYNTNGTEELNDDSIDATSEAILLTKVQYTENPILFSDILNVNTSKIAYLMYNGFTGTEQFNRELNDVFGNFKNAGATDLVLDLRYNPGGSVYTAIMLSSLITGQFTGDVFSTEQWNAEFQEAYQNEDPELLINRFIDNNDGVPLNSLNLSKVYILTSGRSASASELVINALSPYIEVIQIGTTTAGKYQASITLYDSPNFSREGANPSHTYAMQPLIYKSLNANGVTDYFNGLTPNITLGEQINNMGVLGDENEPLLAEAISNITGSGRSKNTKKEYLEITHGSEDFEPYEIGMYINKNISELLKQSVFE